A genomic window from Chitinophaga pollutisoli includes:
- a CDS encoding RagB/SusD family nutrient uptake outer membrane protein yields the protein MKKIFPFLLAAAALSCNKQLDLSQDGRITLGEVFNDYDYTRGYLNSCYGFVPGPHVDRASFTDEAQDCDDITANSRYRAWYAGDVTATSYGGQSQDGQPWARLFEGIRKTNVFLNGIRTANIVAQPEERNSWVAQAHTLRGLYYLQLIKRYGGVPIFDKPLPIGHDFSKDSRAKFSDVVAFIIKECDSALSVPPGRPGFNWDIYENQYGIMTRAIAHAVKSQAMLYAASPLWSDGTYSWQEVANVTATALGECLANGFSLFNENADPAVAQNAYALYHFITSNDMRTRDKETILHIGGTMAMWQNAGLPTNPGMSKAGPNPTQEMIDRYEMANGETPITGYSDNDRLTPIVNPASGYDPQQPYVGRDPRFYASIYYNGAVRYLNQPNGKKVETFVGGLEGISTDNRRFTRTGYYVRKFNNWKSVQNGNADGSVRLIRLAELYLNFAEAANQAVGPDVKVTVGSFSMSAREAVNAVRARVGMPGFPAGMSKGDFEKKYRNERAVELAFEEHRFFDVRRWKILAETDKFVTGMRITKNNDVLTYERFKFENRESNQDRFLMYPLDQNEADKIRQLTGVNWQNPGWNE from the coding sequence ATGAAAAAGATATTCCCCTTCCTCCTCGCCGCCGCCGCACTGTCGTGCAACAAGCAGCTCGACCTGTCGCAAGACGGGCGCATCACGCTGGGAGAAGTATTTAACGATTACGATTATACGCGCGGATATTTGAATTCCTGTTACGGATTCGTGCCCGGCCCCCATGTCGACCGTGCTTCCTTTACCGACGAAGCGCAGGACTGCGACGATATCACCGCCAATTCCCGCTACCGCGCCTGGTACGCCGGCGACGTAACGGCCACCAGCTACGGCGGCCAGTCGCAGGACGGCCAGCCATGGGCGCGCCTGTTCGAGGGTATCCGCAAAACCAACGTATTCCTCAACGGCATCCGCACGGCCAACATCGTGGCGCAGCCGGAAGAGCGCAACTCCTGGGTGGCGCAGGCGCACACCCTGCGGGGATTGTATTATCTCCAGCTCATCAAACGCTATGGCGGCGTGCCCATCTTCGATAAACCGTTGCCGATCGGGCACGACTTTTCCAAAGACAGCCGCGCGAAGTTTTCCGATGTGGTGGCGTTCATTATCAAGGAATGCGATTCCGCGTTGAGCGTGCCGCCCGGCCGCCCCGGCTTCAACTGGGACATCTACGAAAACCAGTATGGTATCATGACCCGCGCGATAGCGCATGCCGTGAAATCGCAAGCCATGCTGTACGCCGCCAGCCCGCTCTGGAGCGACGGCACCTACAGCTGGCAGGAAGTGGCCAATGTAACCGCAACGGCGCTGGGCGAATGCCTCGCCAACGGCTTCAGCCTCTTCAACGAAAATGCCGATCCCGCGGTGGCGCAGAATGCCTATGCGCTCTATCATTTCATCACTTCCAACGACATGCGTACCCGCGACAAGGAAACCATCCTGCACATTGGCGGTACGATGGCCATGTGGCAGAACGCCGGATTGCCCACCAATCCGGGCATGTCGAAGGCTGGGCCTAATCCTACACAGGAGATGATCGACCGATACGAAATGGCCAACGGCGAAACGCCCATCACCGGATACAGCGATAACGACCGTCTCACGCCTATCGTCAATCCCGCTTCGGGATACGATCCGCAGCAACCTTACGTAGGCCGCGATCCGCGTTTTTATGCTTCTATTTACTACAACGGCGCAGTGCGTTATCTCAACCAGCCCAACGGTAAAAAAGTGGAAACGTTCGTGGGCGGACTGGAAGGTATTTCTACCGACAATCGCCGGTTTACCCGCACGGGATATTACGTCCGCAAGTTCAATAACTGGAAATCGGTACAGAATGGCAACGCCGATGGTTCGGTGCGTCTCATCCGGCTGGCCGAGCTTTACCTCAACTTCGCGGAAGCTGCCAACCAGGCTGTTGGTCCCGATGTGAAAGTAACGGTGGGCTCCTTCAGCATGAGCGCCCGCGAGGCGGTGAACGCCGTGCGCGCCAGGGTGGGCATGCCTGGCTTCCCGGCGGGTATGTCGAAGGGGGACTTCGAGAAGAAATACCGCAATGAGCGCGCCGTAGAACTGGCTTTCGAAGAACACCGGTTTTTTGACGTGCGCCGATGGAAAATTCTCGCCGAGACGGATAAATTTGTGACCGGCATGCGCATCACTAAAAACAACGACGTGCTGACGTATGAGCGTTTCAAATTCGAAAACCGCGAGTCGAACCAGGACCGCTTCCTCATGTATCCGCTCGATCAGAACGAGGCCGACAAGATCCGGCAGCTGACCGGCGTGAACTGGCAGAACCCGGGCTGGAATGAATAA